One Flavobacterium sp. 90 DNA segment encodes these proteins:
- a CDS encoding polysaccharide deacetylase family protein has translation MGIIKDSLYKISNKNALGFFKKQSVFPYYHIIRDNKVAHIENLYQYKNVAQFKNDLDVLSKNFSPVTINDLIEKKPHTNSFLISFDDGLEEIYSVVFPILKERNLKAVFFINPVFVDNNEGLYKHYISIIISDLKKANYPKEHLDKIASILDFSYISNEDFINKFKSIKFSQRSKITDVLILLNIDIQKYLETHKPYISKEQIKEMVDNGFYFGGHTMSHPPLEQLTFEEQKREIIDSIDWIKNNFGIKYSLFAFPFSDKKISKNLLNDLFQYDENILLFGNSGLKKDFDNRIIQRFSLENPNKEVKKLIVTENLYKNFNKIIGKYKITRK, from the coding sequence ATGGGAATTATAAAAGATAGTCTATATAAAATTTCAAACAAAAACGCATTAGGTTTTTTTAAAAAACAGTCCGTTTTTCCATACTATCATATCATCAGAGACAATAAAGTTGCTCATATTGAAAATTTGTATCAATATAAAAACGTAGCACAGTTTAAAAATGATTTAGATGTATTGTCTAAAAATTTTAGTCCTGTTACTATCAATGACCTAATTGAAAAAAAACCACATACTAATTCGTTTTTAATTTCATTTGATGATGGTCTGGAAGAAATTTACAGTGTTGTTTTTCCTATTTTAAAAGAGAGAAATTTAAAAGCCGTTTTTTTTATAAATCCTGTTTTTGTCGATAATAATGAAGGCTTGTACAAACATTACATTAGCATAATTATAAGTGATCTAAAAAAAGCAAATTACCCTAAGGAACATTTAGACAAAATCGCTTCTATTCTTGATTTTAGTTATATTTCAAACGAAGATTTTATAAACAAATTCAAAAGCATTAAGTTTTCTCAAAGAAGCAAAATTACTGATGTATTAATCCTTTTAAATATTGATATTCAAAAATATTTAGAAACTCATAAGCCTTACATTTCAAAAGAACAAATTAAAGAAATGGTTGATAATGGCTTTTATTTTGGAGGTCATACCATGTCTCATCCCCCATTAGAACAATTAACTTTTGAGGAACAAAAAAGAGAAATTATAGATTCAATCGATTGGATTAAAAATAATTTTGGCATCAAATATTCTTTATTCGCATTTCCTTTTTCAGATAAAAAAATATCAAAAAATTTATTAAACGACTTGTTTCAATATGATGAGAATATTTTGTTATTTGGAAATTCAGGTTTGAAAAAAGATTTTGATAATCGAATAATTCAACGTTTTTCGCTTGAAAACCCAAATAAAGAAGTTAAAAAACTTATCGTTACTGAAAATTTGTATAAAAATTTCAATAAAATTATTGGCAAATATAAAATCACTAGAAAATGA
- a CDS encoding GNAT family N-acetyltransferase, with product MIEIKQISKKNIPLLFEDKSFWNHDFLSISKHRLLSHYRNPNSHDDDIVLILAYLDNEIVGYMGVFIDHIILDNIETKIGWLTTWWVHPKKTFRLGVGRQILDTAYQINNGKVGISQFTKSAKRVYDKTGYFNTLKENHGVKAVLRSNLIFVIPKLYPKLSSLSPLLNFTDSFLNLFIDLKLDLQQKSLSKKLKNIKLEYLNKADTEVLDLIERYGKNDIAHKKEDYFEWLKAYYWVQEAPLLEFTNKDKYEFSIYDHQFNIYYIKVIKDSECIGFLVLQRRNNVCKLLFAYYDHTIHADIMADIIKLQCVRQNIREIICYDEAICANFKKSNLFIYKTKKLKQSIISKAFEKTDFSDVKMNFGDGDCCFA from the coding sequence ATGATTGAGATAAAACAAATTTCTAAAAAAAATATTCCCTTATTGTTTGAAGATAAATCATTTTGGAATCATGATTTTTTATCTATAAGTAAACACAGATTACTATCTCACTATAGAAATCCAAATAGCCATGATGATGATATTGTATTAATTCTAGCCTATTTAGATAATGAAATTGTGGGTTATATGGGTGTTTTTATCGATCATATAATTCTAGATAATATTGAAACCAAAATTGGATGGCTTACGACTTGGTGGGTACATCCAAAAAAGACATTTCGACTAGGAGTTGGAAGACAAATATTAGATACGGCATATCAAATTAACAATGGTAAAGTTGGAATTTCTCAATTTACCAAAAGTGCCAAAAGAGTATATGACAAAACCGGTTATTTTAATACTTTAAAAGAAAACCATGGTGTAAAAGCTGTTTTAAGAAGCAATTTGATTTTTGTTATTCCTAAATTATATCCAAAATTAAGTTCCCTTAGCCCATTATTAAATTTTACAGATAGTTTTTTAAATCTGTTTATAGATCTAAAACTAGATTTACAGCAAAAATCTCTATCTAAAAAATTAAAAAATATAAAGTTAGAATATTTAAATAAAGCTGATACTGAAGTCTTAGATTTAATCGAAAGATATGGCAAAAATGATATTGCCCATAAAAAAGAAGATTACTTTGAATGGTTAAAAGCATATTATTGGGTTCAGGAAGCTCCTCTTTTAGAATTTACAAATAAAGACAAATACGAGTTTTCTATTTACGATCATCAATTTAATATTTATTACATAAAAGTTATAAAAGATTCCGAGTGTATCGGTTTCTTAGTTCTGCAAAGAAGAAATAATGTTTGTAAATTATTATTTGCTTATTATGACCATACAATACATGCAGATATAATGGCCGATATTATCAAATTACAATGCGTAAGACAAAATATCCGTGAAATAATTTGTTACGATGAAGCTATATGTGCTAATTTCAAAAAGTCAAATTTGTTTATTTACAAAACAAAAAAACTAAAGCAATCCATAATATCAAAAGCATTCGAAAAAACCGATTTTAGCGATGTAAAAATGAATTTTGGAGATGGAGATTGTTGTTTTGCTTAA
- a CDS encoding metalloregulator ArsR/SmtB family transcription factor produces MRRDIFQAIADPTRRSIIALIALQAMTPNAIAENFNTTRQSVSKHLRILVECDLIKQEQQGREIYYSLEIEKMKEIDKWINQFRAIWETKFNQLDKILLTLKEQKK; encoded by the coding sequence ATGAGACGAGACATTTTTCAGGCAATTGCTGATCCAACAAGGCGATCTATTATTGCCCTAATTGCACTGCAGGCAATGACTCCAAATGCCATTGCAGAGAACTTTAACACGACCCGACAGTCTGTTTCTAAACACCTGCGGATACTTGTAGAATGCGACCTGATAAAACAGGAACAACAAGGCAGAGAAATTTATTATTCACTTGAAATTGAAAAAATGAAAGAGATCGACAAATGGATTAACCAATTCAGAGCGATTTGGGAAACCAAATTTAATCAGCTTGACAAAATACTATTAACACTTAAAGAACAGAAAAAATGA
- a CDS encoding T9SS type B sorting domain-containing protein, with the protein MRNTFLIFILFVFNFASAQKTNSDCTDNFVLSNTDSNKIYTYNAQNSITTQDNYSISASNDIKMKAGNVIVLKPGTYLKKGPLYLAKIEACTICEQTFTFLNFFTPNGDGFNDFWKVDWLDATSFSVVSIFDRYGKLIKVLQNVNDSWDGTSNSNDISSSDYWFKLKYVDCNGNTKEYKSHFSLKR; encoded by the coding sequence ATGAGAAATACTTTTTTAATCTTTATTTTATTCGTTTTCAATTTTGCGTCGGCCCAAAAGACCAATTCAGATTGTACAGATAATTTTGTATTGTCAAATACTGACAGTAATAAGATTTACACTTACAATGCTCAAAATTCAATAACAACACAAGACAATTATTCAATTAGTGCTTCAAATGATATAAAAATGAAGGCCGGAAATGTTATTGTACTAAAACCTGGTACTTATCTAAAAAAAGGTCCATTGTATTTAGCAAAAATTGAAGCCTGTACAATTTGCGAACAGACTTTTACTTTTTTAAATTTTTTCACCCCAAACGGTGATGGCTTTAATGACTTTTGGAAAGTAGATTGGTTAGACGCTACTAGTTTTTCTGTAGTATCTATTTTTGATCGATATGGAAAATTAATTAAAGTATTACAAAATGTAAATGATTCTTGGGATGGAACAAGTAATTCAAATGATATATCTTCATCAGATTATTGGTTTAAGCTTAAATATGTAGATTGTAATGGAAATACCAAAGAATATAAATCCCATTTTTCATTGAAAAGATAA
- a CDS encoding SRPBCC domain-containing protein, which translates to MKNDLQFDFTVDKAIKTVFITREFDAELPLVWDAFTKPEILDQWVAPKPWSSKTKYMNFEVGGRRFYAMVSPEGLERWAIQEYTSITPKTNFKMFNTFADKEENRELPGSNWDHTFSEENGITKVHIAIFNESLERLEKMIEMGFSEGFKMSIDNLEKLLETLSQK; encoded by the coding sequence ATGAAAAACGATTTGCAATTTGATTTTACCGTTGACAAAGCCATAAAAACGGTATTCATAACGAGAGAATTTGATGCAGAACTTCCGTTGGTTTGGGATGCTTTTACCAAACCGGAAATTCTGGATCAGTGGGTTGCGCCAAAACCATGGTCGTCTAAAACAAAATATATGAATTTTGAAGTTGGCGGAAGACGATTTTATGCTATGGTAAGTCCCGAAGGATTGGAGCGTTGGGCGATTCAGGAATATACTTCGATTACGCCAAAAACTAATTTTAAAATGTTCAACACTTTTGCTGATAAAGAGGAGAATCGCGAACTTCCGGGTTCTAACTGGGATCATACTTTTAGCGAAGAAAATGGCATCACAAAAGTACATATTGCTATTTTTAATGAATCCCTGGAGCGTTTAGAAAAAATGATTGAAATGGGCTTTTCAGAAGGCTTTAAAATGAGTATTGATAACTTAGAAAAGTTGTTGGAAACGTTGTCTCAGAAGTGA